The following are from one region of the Amycolatopsis sp. QT-25 genome:
- a CDS encoding PH domain-containing protein: MSWAVRTEVVQGEGVTEETLSLRPPAHRVSRRAIGYWTVWAAVGWAVLLGVQLVFVLTSDDAPTWLTVTLIVSCVLAPLHLLVMPRWRYRIHRWEVTGEAVYTQEGWLKQDWRIAPISRIQTVDIERDPVEQLFRLAKITVTTASAAGPVKIAGLDHAEALALAAELTKTTQATPGDAT; encoded by the coding sequence TTGTCGTGGGCGGTCCGCACGGAGGTGGTGCAGGGTGAAGGGGTGACAGAAGAGACGCTCAGCCTGCGCCCGCCCGCCCATCGGGTGAGCCGTCGCGCCATCGGTTACTGGACGGTGTGGGCCGCGGTCGGCTGGGCGGTGCTCCTCGGCGTCCAGCTGGTGTTCGTCCTCACGAGTGACGACGCGCCGACGTGGCTCACGGTGACGCTCATCGTCTCGTGCGTGCTCGCGCCGCTGCATCTGCTGGTCATGCCCCGGTGGCGCTACCGGATCCACCGCTGGGAGGTCACCGGCGAGGCCGTGTACACCCAGGAAGGATGGCTCAAACAGGACTGGCGGATCGCGCCGATCTCGCGGATCCAGACCGTCGACATCGAGCGGGATCCGGTCGAGCAGCTGTTCCGGCTGGCGAAGATCACCGTGACGACGGCGTCGGCCGCGGGCCCGGTCAAGATCGCCGGTCTCGACCACGCCGAAGCGCTGGCGCTGGCCGCGGAACTCACGAAGACCACGCAGGCCACCCCCGGTGACGCGACATGA
- a CDS encoding PAC2 family protein encodes MALDPEDLYEVDSDVPDLGGAVLLHYFDGFMDAGSAGKLVAEHLLNSFEHRVIARFDVDRLIDYRSRRPAMTYSLDHWEAYDAPELVVNLLHDADGVPFLLLTGPEPDHDWERFCAAVRALVERWDVRLTTGFHGIPMGAPHTRPLGVTAHATRNELVGEHRPLPNRMQVPGSVAGLLEFRFGEWGHDASGFAAHVPHYLADSTYPSAALNLLGAVASATGLNLPDGDLREASHEAEAEIARQVAGSEKVADVVRALEQQYDTFMEASDKESLLAESVEHMPTAEELGSEFERFLAEQNGGETPER; translated from the coding sequence GTGGCGCTGGACCCGGAAGACCTGTACGAGGTGGACTCGGACGTCCCTGACCTCGGCGGGGCCGTGCTCCTGCACTACTTCGACGGGTTCATGGACGCCGGTTCGGCGGGCAAGCTCGTCGCCGAGCATCTGCTGAACTCCTTCGAGCACCGCGTGATCGCGCGCTTCGACGTCGACCGCCTCATCGACTACCGCTCGCGCCGCCCCGCGATGACCTATTCCCTCGACCACTGGGAGGCCTACGACGCCCCCGAACTGGTCGTCAACCTGCTGCACGACGCCGACGGCGTGCCGTTCCTGCTGCTCACCGGGCCGGAACCGGATCACGACTGGGAGCGGTTCTGCGCGGCCGTGCGCGCGCTGGTGGAACGCTGGGACGTCCGGCTCACCACCGGTTTCCACGGCATCCCGATGGGCGCGCCGCACACCCGCCCGCTCGGGGTGACCGCACACGCGACCAGGAACGAACTGGTCGGCGAACACCGCCCGCTGCCCAACCGGATGCAGGTGCCGGGCAGTGTCGCCGGGCTGCTGGAGTTCCGGTTCGGCGAGTGGGGACACGACGCTTCCGGCTTCGCCGCGCACGTGCCGCACTACCTGGCGGATTCGACGTACCCGAGCGCCGCGCTGAACCTGCTCGGCGCCGTCGCCTCGGCGACCGGGCTGAACCTGCCGGACGGCGACCTGCGGGAGGCGTCACACGAGGCGGAGGCCGAGATCGCCCGCCAGGTCGCCGGTTCGGAGAAGGTCGCCGACGTCGTACGCGCGCTGGAACAGCAGTACGACACCTTCATGGAGGCGTCGGACAAGGAGAGCCTGCTCGCGGAGTCGGTCGAGCACATGCCGACCGCCGAGGAGCTGGGCTCCGAGTTCGAGCGGTTCCTGGCCGAGCAGAACGGTGGCGAGACGCCGGAGCGCTGA